A single window of Botrytis cinerea B05.10 chromosome 3, complete sequence DNA harbors:
- the Bczfr1 gene encoding Bczfr1, translating to MTDPLHNAYPRSPIPSTSSYDSSSVSSATSPRPQGLYEGGLMGASPRPMTGNIPHPQHMAMTSGLPPPGQSPFHHSYSSATTSPGGMGMDSIASTGSSSGTPGPSVGQMTSANMQAQKRAYRQRRKDPSCDACRERKVKCDATETSSCSECSSRNVKCQFTKETNRRMSSIKQVQDLEKQIAQVKRENNQLRAMLSMKEDQMDVDEGSTSISLPEIGSQPKKRPRAPLLHDLSKIQSSIGNYSHGIFKTPVPYRQTGSPVNRTSSPPELPAKHLADHLLRAYYSSIHLVTPILHWPNFEREYEEVYKKGSLESTSQNWTALFFAVMAVGVLFSTEPSIQRPYKGKEYIELSMNLTDLWKDDYSIDHARTALLISIFLYEMNLKSAAWIWLGSTVRIGQDLGLHCETGPWQLVEDEMRRRVWWGVYVWDRHMSLELGRPLLIDDADCDVNLPNPIDEFYLGYRSPPAPQNSAQTSLPSTYLLPIIHTMRAVGPLLKTLKLPIIPPSTISIFDTHFTNCLSAFPLPFHLSSSDSLESTTIVPIYHLLNARLLLHRHNLTTSSPPDLRASAIESCIIDSMNSASIVSRALPQSSTSPLSSQNRSWGQSASAMVCMHIWRCTLFLLFGGRFDAAATCIRALAYVGFEREVNVACGRYIGFFLGVLIDKKRSSENKSREQVYLGQSPNQRVGRFDMDEEVLVYLSGDLQGGEEGWIWQNREVMGMRSPNVAGGAGVTSPTLSREGDRDREMGGMSGGLLVLGEAEARDWGGWERVQYLVDILARESNASGPVSGSGSLPGQGQGQGNAYLPEPRGIFGLGLGVAPGVAGGMSGTTGGSMGASAMGPISAKPQTSPPARRDDRNRGNERMSITNII from the coding sequence ATGACGGACCCACTGCATAATGCTTATCCTAGATCACCGATACCTTCTACATCATCTTATGATTCATCTTCGGTATCTTCTGCGACCTCACCCAGGCCTCAAGGACTTTACGAAGGAGGATTAATGGGAGCTTCGCCACGGCCAATGACCGGAAACATCCCTCATCCACAACACATGGCAATGACTTCAGGGCTTCCGCCACCCGGACAAAGTCCTTTCCACCACAGTTACAGCTCTGCTACTACATCCCCAGGCGGAATGGGTATGGATTCCATAGCATCAACTGGGTCGTCAAGCGGCACTCCAGGCCCTTCTGTTGGACAAATGACATCGGCAAACATGCAAGCGCAAAAGCGAGCATATCGACAACGAAGAAAAGATCCAAGTTGTGATGCCTGTCGAGAACGTAAAGTTAAATGCGATGCAACGGAAACTAGTAGCTGTTCGGAGTGCTCTAGTAGGAATGTCAAATGTCAGTTTACGAAAGAGACAAATAGACGCATGTCTTCTATTAAACAGGTTCAAGATTTGGAGAAACAGATTGCCCAAGTCAAGCGCGAGAATAACCAATTGAGAGCTATGCTCAGTATGAAAGAGGATCaaatggatgttgatgaaggTTCGACTTCTATTTCTTTACCAGAGATTGGATCGCAACCTAAAAAGAGACCAAGAGCCCCTCTGCTACACGATTTGTCAAAAATACAATCAAGTATCGGGAATTATAGCCATGGAATCTTCAAAACTCCAGTTCCATACCGACAAACAGGATCACCAGTAAACAGGACTTCTTCACCTCCCGAACTGCCTGCCAAGCATCTCGCAGATCACCTCCTGAGAGCCTATTATTCTTCCATACATCTGGTAACACCCATATTACATTGGCCAAACTTTGAGCGCGAATATGAAGAAGTTTACAAAAAGGGCTCTTTGGAAAGTACATCGCAGAACTGGACTGCATTATTCTTTGCAGTGATGGCAGTGGGCGTTCTTTTCAGCACAGAGCCTAGTATTCAAAGACCTTACAAAGGTAAAGAATACATAGAACTATCCATGAACCTTACGGATCTTTGGAAGGACGATTACAGCATAGATCATGCACGCACAGCTCTTCTCATCAGTATATTTCTTTACGAAATGAATCTTAAATCAGCAGCGTGGATATGGCTTGGGTCAACTGTTCGAATAGGACAAGATTTGGGTCTTCATTGCGAGACGGGACCATGGCAATTAGTTGAAGATGAAATGCGCAGAAGAGTATGGTGGGGGGTCTATGTTTGGGACCGGCACATGTCTCTTGAGCTCGGAAGACCCCTTCTTATCGACGATGCAGATTGCGATGTTAACCTCCCAAACCCTATTGATGAATTTTATCTGGGCTATCGATCTCCACCCGCACCTCAAAACAGTGCACAAACAAGCCTGCCGTCAACCTATCTTCTTCCCATCATTCACACCATGCGCGCCGTAGGGCCTCTTCTCAAGACCCTCAAATTACCCATTATTCCCCCCTCCACAATTTCCATATTCGACACACATTTTACAAACTGCCTATCCGCTTTCCCACTTCCCTtccatctctcttcctccgACTCTCTCGAATCCACAACTATCGTCCCCATCTATCACCTCCTCAACGCACGTCTCCTACTTCACCGCCACAATCTCACCACATCTTCACCACCCGATCTACGCGCATCCGCTATCGAATCCTGTATCATAGATTCTATGAACAGTGCTTCTATAGTCTCTCGCGCTCTCCCTCAAAGTTCCACAAGTCCACTCTCCTCGCAAAATAGGAGCTGGGGCCAAAGTGCTAGCGCAATGGTATGTATGCATATATGGCGGTGCACCCTATTTTTACTGTTTGGAGGGCGATTCGACGCTGCTGCGACGTGTATTAGAGCGCTTGCTTATGTCGGATTCGAAAGAGAAGTTAATGTGGCTTGTGGAAGATACATTGGATTTTTCTTGGGTGTGTTGATTGATAAGAAAAGGAGTTCAGAAAACAAAAGTAGGGAGCAGGTGTATTTGGGTCAGAGTCCCAACCAGAGGGTAGGaagatttgatatggatgaagaagtatTAGTGTACTTGAGTGGAGATCTGCAAGGCGGAGAGGAGGGTTGGATTTGGCAGAACAGAGAagtgatggggatgaggagtCCGAATGTTGCTGGAGGAGCGGGTGTGACGAGTCCTACATTATCGAGAGAGGGAGATAGAGATAGGGAGATGGGAGGTATGAGTGGAGGACTTTTGGTGCTTGGAGAGGCGGAAGCGAGGGACTGGGGTGGGTGGGAAAGAGTGCAATATTTGGTAGATATTTTGGCTAGAGAATCTAACGCGTCTGGGCCCGTGTCAGGTTCTGGATCTCTCCCTGGACAGGGACAAGGACAAGGAAATGCATATTTGCCCGAGCCCCGAGGTATATTTGGTCTAGGCTTGGGTGTAGCTCCAGGAGTAGCAGGAGGAATGAGCGGCACAACAGGAGGATCAATGGGAGCGAGTGCAATGGGCCCAATTTCAGCAAAACCACAAACAAGCCCTCCAGCCCGAAGAGACGACAGAAATCGTGGCAACGAACGGATGAGTATTACAAACATCATCTGA